In a genomic window of Lacrimispora sp. BS-2:
- a CDS encoding ABC transporter permease: MLQSFKMALKSIWSNKMRSFLTMLGIIIGVASVIILVSLVNGQMSYMTERFASMGTNQINVNVTNLSSRSITVDQMYEFYKDNRNLFSQMTPKVSLSSTLKNGTESLTNTSVSGVSEEYLEMKDQTLDSGRFLQYSDILSRQKVCVAGYYVAWELYGGAEKAIGQSIKINGYAYRIVGVVSRQDEAELEAGGSDDVLYLPYSSAAKMNNTADINSYVFATADIDHTAEAKEAINTFLYGTFKDEDLYRITAMSELLDSLNSMISMMSMMLGGIAGISLLVAGVGVMNIMLVSVTERTREIGIRKALGAKKHNIMQQFVIEAAVTSSLGGVVGILAGSVATTVIGTAMGMNATPTPAAVMVSFSVSVGIGLLFGYMPARRAADLNPIDALRSE; this comes from the coding sequence ATTCTGCAATCCTTTAAAATGGCTTTAAAGAGCATCTGGAGCAATAAGATGCGTTCCTTTCTCACCATGCTTGGAATCATTATCGGCGTGGCATCGGTCATTATTCTGGTAAGCCTTGTAAACGGGCAAATGTCCTATATGACGGAACGTTTTGCCAGCATGGGCACCAACCAGATCAATGTGAACGTAACCAATCTTTCATCCAGGTCCATAACCGTGGATCAGATGTATGAATTTTATAAAGACAACAGAAATCTTTTTTCTCAGATGACGCCAAAGGTTTCTTTATCCTCTACCTTAAAAAACGGAACGGAATCACTGACCAATACTTCCGTATCCGGCGTCAGCGAGGAATATTTGGAAATGAAGGATCAGACCCTGGATTCAGGACGGTTCCTCCAGTATTCCGATATCCTGTCCAGGCAAAAAGTTTGTGTTGCAGGCTATTATGTGGCCTGGGAATTATACGGAGGAGCAGAAAAAGCCATTGGCCAGTCCATAAAAATAAACGGGTATGCCTACAGGATCGTTGGCGTGGTTTCCAGGCAGGATGAGGCTGAGCTTGAGGCCGGGGGTTCGGACGACGTATTGTACCTTCCCTACAGCAGTGCAGCCAAAATGAACAACACTGCGGACATAAACAGCTATGTCTTTGCCACCGCTGATATAGACCATACCGCAGAGGCCAAGGAGGCCATTAACACCTTTCTTTATGGGACCTTTAAGGATGAGGACTTATACCGGATTACTGCAATGAGTGAGCTTTTAGACTCCTTAAATTCCATGATTTCCATGATGTCCATGATGCTTGGCGGAATCGCCGGGATCTCTCTTTTAGTTGCAGGAGTGGGTGTCATGAACATCATGCTGGTGTCGGTAACGGAACGCACCAGGGAAATAGGGATCAGGAAGGCGTTGGGAGCAAAAAAACACAACATCATGCAGCAGTTTGTTATAGAAGCCGCAGTTACCAGCTCTCTTGGCGGGGTAGTGGGTATCCTGGCAGGCTCTGTGGCAACCACAGTCATTGGAACTGCCATGGGTATGAATGCAACCCCAACACCGGCTGCCGTCATGGTATCCTTTAGCGTATCCGTTGGAATCGGCCTTTTGTTCGGCTATATGCCTGCCAGAAGAGCTGCTGATTTAAACCCCATTGATGCTCTGCGCAGCGAGTAA
- a CDS encoding dipeptidase, protein MKVVDMHCDTISELFYRKEEGKVFSVLKNDCHIDLERMKKGDYCLQNFALFTNLARQEQPFEYCMKLVDLFYIELEKYEDMIGIVKSYRDIEENRKNGRMSAMLTIEEGGVCQGEPAFLRNFYRLGVRMATLTWNYKNELGHPNRIWEENGEAFFEPETEHGLTEKGIEFVREMERLGIVIDVSHLSDAGIEDVFRYTEKPFVASHSNARAIASNPRNLTDDMIKKLSERGGVTGINYCADFLHDWKKGEGVLSRVEDMVSHMKHIKKVGGIQCIGLGSDFDGIGGDLELKSPEDLPLLEAYMKKEGFSEREIEAVFYGNVLRVYKEILH, encoded by the coding sequence ATGAAGGTTGTTGATATGCACTGTGATACCATTTCAGAGCTTTTTTACCGGAAGGAAGAAGGAAAGGTCTTTTCCGTCTTAAAAAATGACTGCCATATTGATTTGGAGCGAATGAAAAAAGGAGATTACTGCTTACAGAACTTTGCCCTGTTTACAAATCTCGCCAGGCAGGAACAGCCGTTTGAATATTGTATGAAGCTTGTTGACCTCTTTTATATTGAGCTGGAAAAATATGAGGATATGATTGGTATTGTAAAAAGCTACAGGGACATTGAAGAAAACCGGAAAAATGGGAGAATGTCTGCCATGCTGACCATAGAGGAAGGAGGCGTCTGCCAGGGAGAACCGGCGTTCTTAAGGAATTTTTACCGGCTGGGAGTCCGTATGGCGACCCTTACCTGGAACTATAAAAATGAGCTGGGACATCCCAACCGGATCTGGGAGGAAAACGGAGAGGCCTTTTTTGAACCGGAAACGGAGCATGGGCTTACGGAAAAAGGAATTGAATTTGTCCGGGAGATGGAAAGACTGGGAATCGTCATTGATGTGTCCCATTTGTCAGATGCCGGGATAGAAGACGTGTTCCGGTATACGGAAAAGCCGTTTGTGGCCAGCCATTCCAATGCCAGGGCCATTGCCTCCAATCCCAGAAACTTAACGGATGATATGATAAAAAAACTTTCAGAACGGGGCGGCGTCACCGGAATCAATTATTGCGCCGATTTTCTTCATGACTGGAAAAAGGGAGAAGGAGTCTTAAGCAGGGTGGAAGATATGGTTTCCCATATGAAGCATATAAAGAAGGTTGGAGGAATCCAGTGTATTGGGCTTGGATCGGATTTTGATGGAATCGGAGGGGATTTAGAGCTTAAATCTCCGGAAGACTTACCCCTTTTGGAAGCTTATATGAAAAAAGAGGGATTTTCAGAAAGGGAAATTGAGGCAGTCTTTTATGGGAATGTCCTTCGGGTTTATAAAGAAATTTTACATTAA
- a CDS encoding Na/Pi cotransporter family protein: MSITEIQMLFKFIGGLGMFLYGMDAMADGLQKSAGHKMQQLLGVLTSNRLMGVLLGTGITAIIQSSSATTVMVVGFVNAGIINLEQAVGIIMGANIGTTVTSWIVSMSEWGEMMKPEFFAPALVGVGAVLSLFTGSGKKKQIGEILVGFGVLFIGLTFMSDSITPYRNAPIFSQAFSIMGRNPLLGILAGLVVTGIIQSSSASVGILQTLALNGIVNWQSAIFITLGQNIGTCVTALLSSVGANKTAKRAAVIHLLFNVVGAVIFGCIMFVVFKLNPVFAASRISSVGISIFHTIFNVSNTIILFPFAGLLVKASGFFVRENKKEAPMDPDTQMKRHLDERILETPSFAIENVNHEVVSMGNAAMENLDLAAAAILGNNRAEAKLVEKMEQKINDYEKMLTDYLIKINNQSLNEEQHLLVKNLFYTISDFERVSDHCENLSELAMEKANRNIIFSKEAENEIKEMIKEVRSSLEHAIKARETGDMSEVRAVIQSEERVDSLEEELRERHIERLSAQTCKPENGVIFLDALSNLERISDHAHNIAGYVRDEM; this comes from the coding sequence ATGTCAATTACAGAAATACAAATGCTATTTAAATTCATCGGGGGACTGGGGATGTTCCTTTATGGAATGGACGCCATGGCCGACGGACTCCAAAAATCAGCAGGCCATAAAATGCAGCAGCTTTTAGGAGTCCTGACCAGCAACCGGCTCATGGGTGTGCTTTTAGGAACCGGAATTACCGCCATCATCCAGAGCAGCTCAGCCACCACAGTCATGGTGGTAGGATTTGTAAATGCCGGGATCATCAATCTGGAGCAGGCCGTTGGCATCATTATGGGCGCCAACATCGGAACAACCGTTACCAGCTGGATCGTATCCATGAGTGAATGGGGAGAGATGATGAAGCCCGAGTTTTTTGCTCCGGCCCTGGTAGGTGTGGGCGCTGTTTTAAGCCTCTTTACCGGAAGCGGAAAGAAAAAACAGATTGGTGAGATCCTGGTAGGCTTTGGTGTGCTGTTTATTGGGCTTACGTTCATGTCAGATTCCATCACTCCTTACAGGAACGCCCCTATTTTCAGCCAGGCATTTTCCATTATGGGAAGAAATCCACTTCTTGGAATATTAGCAGGACTTGTTGTTACCGGCATCATCCAAAGCTCCTCAGCCTCCGTAGGAATTTTGCAGACTCTGGCTCTCAACGGAATCGTAAACTGGCAGTCAGCGATTTTTATCACCTTAGGGCAGAATATCGGTACCTGTGTAACCGCTCTGCTTTCCAGTGTGGGAGCTAACAAAACGGCCAAACGCGCCGCTGTCATTCATCTTCTTTTTAATGTGGTCGGTGCTGTTATTTTCGGCTGTATCATGTTTGTAGTGTTTAAGTTGAATCCGGTTTTTGCGGCTTCACGAATCAGCAGTGTGGGAATATCCATCTTCCATACCATATTTAATGTGAGCAATACCATTATTTTATTCCCCTTTGCCGGTCTTCTGGTAAAGGCCTCAGGCTTCTTTGTACGGGAGAATAAAAAGGAAGCTCCAATGGATCCTGATACCCAGATGAAGCGCCATCTGGATGAGAGAATTTTAGAGACTCCTTCTTTTGCCATTGAAAATGTAAATCATGAAGTTGTGAGCATGGGAAATGCTGCCATGGAAAACTTAGACTTAGCGGCTGCCGCTATTCTTGGCAACAACAGGGCAGAAGCAAAGCTTGTGGAAAAAATGGAACAGAAGATCAATGATTATGAAAAGATGCTCACAGATTATCTGATAAAAATCAACAACCAGTCCTTAAACGAGGAGCAGCATCTTCTGGTTAAAAACTTATTTTATACGATCAGCGATTTTGAGCGGGTCAGTGATCACTGTGAGAACTTATCCGAACTGGCAATGGAAAAAGCCAACCGGAACATTATTTTTTCAAAGGAAGCTGAAAATGAAATCAAGGAAATGATTAAGGAGGTTCGTTCCTCTCTGGAGCATGCCATAAAAGCCAGGGAGACTGGAGACATGTCAGAGGTCCGTGCAGTGATCCAAAGTGAAGAACGTGTGGACAGCCTGGAAGAGGAATTAAGAGAACGCCATATCGAACGATTATCCGCACAAACCTGTAAGCCGGAAAACGGAGTCATCTTTTTAGATGCCTTAAGCAATCTGGAACGTATTTCTGACCATGCTCATAATATTGCAGGTTACGTGAGGGATGAAATGTAG
- a CDS encoding response regulator transcription factor, whose protein sequence is MERIYVIEDDDNIRDLIKIALEGFGYEVSAFEMAEEALRHIESDKPALAVFDLMLPGMDGLTAIRRIRKNESLKDIPVLILTAKDREFDKVAGLDGGADDYMTKPFGVMELAARIRSLLRRSTRGQADSNELNQYCLSLNKKTREVHCDGVKVELTLKEFELLQYLMENHNKVVTRDELLNHIWGYDYDGETRTLDMHIRTLRQKLGENGGSCIKTIRGVGYRFIKTEE, encoded by the coding sequence ATGGAGCGTATCTATGTAATTGAAGACGACGACAACATCAGGGACTTAATTAAAATTGCCCTGGAAGGTTTTGGTTATGAAGTATCTGCATTTGAGATGGCGGAGGAAGCCTTAAGGCATATTGAGTCAGACAAGCCGGCCCTGGCGGTGTTTGATCTGATGCTTCCCGGTATGGACGGACTGACAGCCATTCGCAGGATTCGGAAAAATGAGTCTTTAAAGGATATTCCAGTTCTTATTCTGACCGCAAAAGACAGAGAGTTTGATAAGGTGGCCGGACTTGACGGCGGAGCCGACGACTATATGACAAAGCCCTTTGGAGTCATGGAGCTGGCCGCCAGGATCCGAAGTCTTTTGCGGCGCAGCACCAGAGGACAGGCTGACTCAAACGAACTGAATCAATATTGCTTAAGCTTAAATAAAAAGACAAGAGAGGTCCATTGTGACGGTGTCAAGGTTGAACTGACGTTAAAGGAGTTTGAGCTTTTGCAGTATTTGATGGAGAACCATAATAAGGTCGTCACCAGAGATGAGCTTTTAAATCATATCTGGGGGTATGATTACGATGGGGAGACCAGGACCCTGGATATGCATATCCGTACACTCCGGCAAAAGCTGGGAGAAAACGGCGGTTCCTGCATCAAGACGATCCGCGGCGTAGGCTATCGTTTTATTAAGACGGAAGAGTAG
- a CDS encoding ATP-binding protein, with product MRSVIFKKFIQIILVVLILSCSVFYIASSSALLKNSRKDMTYTLRAMDEILDYSGDLAGEIGGIKQSLGENESRFTIIRMDGSIVADTGNVPAAPLDNHLDREEVKEALSEGTGTARRYSETLKENMLYVAIRSSRADYILRMAIPYSGMKEYLMLLLPSIWLSFLVAIMYSAFSADSFSKSITRPLKEISQEMLKVNGDYTDLSFETYQYPEINIIAETTRSMSKNIKEYLNQIELEKQIRQEFFSNASHELKTPITSVQGYAELLESGIIQDEEQKMDFIRRIKKEAVNMNHLINDILMISRLEAKEAEVLKSDVRLSILLDDIVESLKPLVASHEVIIHVDCKPLCIYANGQQMKELFGNLISNAVKYNKPGGQVWVTVTEEDHNVIIRVKDNGMGIPKESLNRIFERFYRVDKGRSKKQGGTGLGLSIVKHIVNFYHGTITVRSELDVGTEFVVKIPIQEKMC from the coding sequence ATGAGAAGCGTGATCTTTAAAAAATTTATCCAGATCATTTTAGTAGTGCTGATACTCAGCTGCTCTGTTTTTTATATTGCCTCCAGCAGTGCATTGCTTAAAAATTCCAGAAAAGATATGACATACACCTTAAGAGCCATGGATGAGATCCTGGATTATTCCGGCGATCTTGCCGGAGAAATAGGAGGCATTAAGCAGTCACTGGGAGAGAATGAAAGCCGTTTTACAATTATACGCATGGATGGAAGCATTGTGGCCGATACTGGAAATGTACCGGCCGCCCCCCTGGATAATCATTTGGACAGGGAAGAAGTGAAAGAAGCTCTTTCAGAGGGAACCGGCACGGCCAGGCGCTATTCCGAGACCCTTAAGGAAAATATGCTTTACGTGGCAATCCGCTCCTCACGGGCGGATTATATTCTTCGTATGGCAATTCCATATTCCGGCATGAAAGAATATCTGATGCTGTTATTGCCTTCGATCTGGCTCAGCTTTCTGGTGGCCATTATGTATTCCGCATTTTCGGCGGACAGCTTTTCAAAATCCATTACAAGACCGTTAAAGGAAATTTCCCAGGAAATGTTAAAAGTAAATGGGGATTATACAGACCTTTCCTTTGAAACCTATCAGTATCCGGAGATTAATATTATAGCGGAAACAACCAGGTCAATGTCTAAAAATATAAAAGAATATTTAAACCAGATTGAGCTGGAAAAGCAGATCCGCCAGGAATTTTTCAGCAATGCTTCCCATGAGCTGAAAACTCCCATCACATCGGTTCAAGGGTATGCGGAGCTTTTAGAAAGCGGGATCATTCAGGATGAAGAACAAAAGATGGATTTTATAAGGCGGATCAAAAAGGAAGCGGTCAATATGAATCACCTCATCAATGACATCCTGATGATTTCCCGGCTTGAGGCAAAGGAAGCAGAGGTCTTAAAAAGTGATGTGCGCCTGTCCATTCTTTTAGATGATATCGTCGAATCTTTAAAACCGCTGGTTGCATCTCATGAAGTCATCATCCATGTAGACTGCAAGCCTCTTTGTATTTATGCCAATGGACAGCAGATGAAGGAGCTTTTTGGAAATCTTATAAGCAATGCGGTCAAATATAACAAACCCGGCGGCCAGGTATGGGTCACAGTGACAGAAGAGGACCACAATGTGATAATCCGTGTTAAAGATAATGGGATGGGTATCCCAAAAGAATCTTTAAACCGTATTTTTGAGCGGTTTTACCGTGTGGACAAGGGGCGTAGCAAAAAACAGGGCGGGACCGGCCTGGGACTTTCTATCGTAAAGCACATCGTAAATTTTTATCATGGTACCATTACCGTCCGTTCAGAGCTTGATGTGGGAACGGAATTTGTTGTAAAGATTCCAATTCAGGAAAAAATGTGTTAA
- a CDS encoding DegV family protein, translating into MGSFVLTCCSTVDMKKEFFEQRQIPYVCFHYTMDGVTYPDDLGQSIPFPEFYSRIAKGAAPVTSQVNVEEYCDFFEPFLKEGKDILHLTLSSGISGTYNSACVAREEMSSKYPERKIVIVDSLGASAGYGLLTDAVADLRDKGVSLEEASEWVENNKLFVHHWFFSTDLTSFKRGGRISATSAMLGTVLNICPLMSVDGKGHLVPRQKIRTKKKAIHEIVNTMEAHADGGRDYSGKCFISYSACENDAREVAALVEERFPRLSEKVLLNSIGAVIGSHTGPGTVALFFWGDKRMD; encoded by the coding sequence ATGGGAAGTTTTGTTTTAACCTGCTGTTCTACAGTAGATATGAAGAAGGAATTTTTTGAACAGCGCCAAATTCCCTATGTGTGTTTTCACTATACAATGGATGGCGTCACCTATCCGGATGATTTAGGACAGAGTATTCCCTTTCCTGAGTTTTATAGCCGGATCGCCAAAGGTGCGGCCCCTGTGACTTCCCAGGTAAATGTGGAAGAATATTGTGATTTTTTTGAACCATTTTTAAAGGAAGGCAAGGATATTCTGCACCTCACCCTTTCCTCCGGCATTTCAGGAACCTACAATTCTGCCTGCGTGGCCAGGGAAGAAATGAGCTCTAAGTATCCGGAAAGAAAAATCGTCATTGTGGATTCCCTTGGGGCTTCTGCCGGCTATGGACTTCTGACCGATGCAGTGGCCGACTTAAGGGATAAGGGTGTTTCCCTGGAAGAAGCAAGTGAATGGGTGGAGAATAACAAGCTATTTGTGCATCACTGGTTCTTCTCCACGGATTTAACCAGTTTTAAGCGGGGAGGCAGGATCTCAGCCACATCCGCAATGCTTGGTACTGTGCTTAATATCTGCCCTCTTATGAGTGTTGACGGCAAGGGGCATCTGGTCCCCAGGCAGAAGATCCGTACCAAGAAGAAAGCAATCCATGAGATTGTAAACACAATGGAAGCCCATGCGGACGGCGGAAGGGATTACAGCGGGAAATGCTTTATCTCTTATTCCGCCTGTGAAAATGATGCCAGGGAAGTAGCGGCCCTGGTGGAAGAGCGCTTCCCAAGGCTTTCTGAAAAGGTGCTGTTAAACAGCATTGGTGCTGTCATCGGTTCCCATACAGGTCCTGGTACTGTGGCATTATTTTTCTGGGGTGACAAAAGAATGGATTAG
- a CDS encoding Gx transporter family protein, protein MKVKNSAHVAALYGMLIALAFVLSFVETLIPISLGIPGVKLGLANLVTIVGLYTVGTGGTVFISLLRIILTGFTFGNLFAMVYSLGGWSLSLLLMVLCKRKNWMGTTGISILGGVGHNIGQVCVAALVVKQAGVFFYLPMLLVAGTAAGLIIGILGGMIISRINNYIKKMQ, encoded by the coding sequence ATGAAAGTTAAAAATTCAGCACATGTGGCAGCGTTATACGGAATGCTGATTGCACTGGCCTTTGTTCTCAGCTTTGTAGAAACTCTGATTCCCATTTCTCTTGGAATACCGGGAGTAAAGCTGGGACTTGCCAATCTGGTCACAATTGTGGGGCTCTATACGGTAGGGACAGGCGGAACGGTTTTTATTTCACTTTTGAGGATCATTCTCACCGGATTTACCTTTGGAAACTTATTTGCCATGGTCTACAGCCTGGGAGGCTGGAGCTTAAGCCTTCTTCTAATGGTTCTTTGCAAGAGAAAAAACTGGATGGGTACAACGGGAATCAGTATTCTGGGAGGTGTGGGTCATAACATCGGACAGGTTTGCGTGGCAGCCCTTGTGGTCAAACAGGCAGGAGTGTTCTTTTATCTTCCCATGCTTCTGGTAGCAGGTACGGCCGCAGGACTTATCATAGGGATCCTAGGCGGCATGATCATTAGCCGGATCAATAATTATATTAAAAAAATGCAATAA
- the galT gene encoding UDP-glucose--hexose-1-phosphate uridylyltransferase, whose translation MMYEAIKKLVQYGLNTGLIEETDRFYALNQILDVMMMDEYEEQPGEWDHIDLEAVLKELLDYACQAGIIEEDSVTYRDLFDTKLMNCLMPRPGEVEKTFWNLYQSQSPETATGYYYKLSQDSDYIRRYRIKKDMRWVTPTKYGDLDITVNLSKPEKDPKAIAAAKLVKQSGYPKCQLCMENEGYAGRTNHPARNNHRIIRLKINNGEWGFQYSPYVYYNEHCIVFNGRHIPMKIERDTFVKLFDFVKLFPHYFLGSNADLPIVGGSILSHDHFQGGNYDFAMAKAPLENCFQMEGFEGVEAGIVKWPMSVLRTRSKNPEDLIALGTKVLGAWRAYTDEEAFIFAETEGEPHNTITPIARMRDGVYELDLVLRNNITTEEFPLGVYHPHQELHHIKKENIGLIEVMGLAVLPSRLKEELNLLARCIVEGKDIRDDKTIEKHADWAEGFLGKYENVTKENVDDILKKEVGLVFERVLEDSGVYKCDEQGRNGFKRFLASVGFKPCSQ comes from the coding sequence ATGATGTATGAGGCAATTAAGAAACTGGTACAATATGGACTTAACACAGGCTTGATCGAGGAAACGGACCGTTTTTATGCCCTTAACCAGATCCTTGATGTAATGATGATGGACGAATATGAGGAGCAGCCAGGAGAATGGGACCATATTGATCTGGAAGCTGTTTTAAAGGAATTGCTGGATTATGCCTGCCAGGCCGGAATAATAGAAGAAGACAGCGTTACATACCGGGACTTGTTTGATACAAAGCTGATGAATTGTCTGATGCCAAGGCCGGGTGAAGTAGAAAAGACGTTCTGGAATCTGTATCAGAGTCAGTCACCTGAGACTGCAACCGGATATTATTATAAACTGAGCCAGGATTCTGATTATATCAGGCGTTATCGGATCAAAAAGGACATGCGGTGGGTGACACCTACTAAATACGGCGATCTGGACATTACGGTGAATTTATCAAAGCCTGAGAAGGATCCAAAGGCCATTGCCGCCGCAAAGCTTGTGAAACAAAGCGGTTATCCCAAATGCCAGCTTTGCATGGAAAATGAGGGTTATGCGGGAAGGACAAACCATCCGGCCAGAAATAACCACAGGATCATCCGTCTTAAAATCAACAACGGTGAGTGGGGGTTTCAGTATTCCCCCTATGTTTATTATAACGAACACTGTATCGTTTTCAACGGCCGGCACATCCCCATGAAGATAGAGAGAGACACCTTTGTAAAGCTGTTTGATTTTGTAAAGCTGTTCCCACACTATTTTCTTGGTTCCAATGCGGATCTGCCCATTGTAGGAGGATCCATCCTTTCCCACGACCATTTCCAGGGGGGGAATTATGATTTTGCCATGGCTAAGGCTCCTTTGGAGAACTGTTTCCAGATGGAAGGCTTTGAAGGAGTGGAAGCCGGAATCGTGAAATGGCCCATGTCCGTACTGCGAACCAGGAGCAAGAACCCAGAGGACTTAATTGCCCTTGGGACAAAGGTTCTGGGTGCCTGGAGAGCTTATACGGATGAGGAAGCCTTTATCTTTGCGGAAACGGAGGGGGAGCCTCATAACACCATCACCCCAATTGCCAGAATGCGGGATGGTGTATATGAGCTTGATCTGGTCTTAAGAAACAATATCACCACAGAAGAATTCCCTCTTGGTGTTTATCACCCTCATCAGGAGCTTCATCACATCAAAAAAGAGAATATCGGCTTAATTGAGGTCATGGGATTGGCGGTCCTGCCTTCCAGACTAAAGGAAGAGCTGAATCTGCTGGCCAGGTGCATTGTGGAAGGAAAAGATATAAGAGATGATAAAACCATTGAGAAGCACGCGGACTGGGCGGAGGGTTTTCTTGGAAAATATGAAAACGTGACAAAAGAAAACGTGGATGATATTTTAAAAAAGGAGGTTGGCCTGGTATTTGAGCGGGTCCTGGAGGATTCGGGCGTTTACAAATGTGATGAACAGGGACGAAACGGGTTTAAACGGTTCCTTGCCAGTGTGGGATTTAAACCTTGTTCACAATAG
- a CDS encoding YitT family protein, with the protein MKQIENKTLRTLTEYGLITFSIWIMVVGIYFFKFPNNFAFGGVTGFATVFSALTHWSASEFTNIVNTVLLVLGFLFLGRSFGIKTVYATILMSVFLYFLERLYPITKPLTKEPLLELIFAILLPSVGTAILFNTGASSGGTDIIAMILKRYTSLNIGTVLLLVDLAGVILAYFVFGPETGLFSSLGLLAKSLIIGDVIENINLCKCFSIICDDPVPICDYIIHGLNRSATVYEAQGAFSHHKKTVILTTMKRSQALKLKKYIRTVEPSAFILISNSSEIIGNGFLAN; encoded by the coding sequence ATGAAGCAGATAGAAAACAAAACACTGAGAACGCTTACAGAGTATGGACTGATCACGTTCAGCATCTGGATTATGGTGGTGGGAATCTATTTTTTCAAATTCCCCAATAATTTTGCATTCGGAGGTGTCACAGGGTTTGCAACAGTTTTCAGTGCATTAACCCATTGGTCGGCCAGTGAGTTTACAAACATTGTGAACACCGTATTGCTGGTGCTTGGCTTTCTCTTCCTGGGACGGAGCTTTGGGATCAAAACGGTTTACGCCACTATCCTGATGTCCGTATTTCTATATTTTTTGGAACGGCTGTATCCTATTACAAAACCTCTTACGAAGGAACCGCTTTTGGAACTGATTTTTGCCATTCTTTTGCCAAGCGTTGGCACTGCCATCCTTTTTAACACGGGAGCTTCCAGCGGAGGAACGGACATTATTGCCATGATACTGAAACGGTACACCAGCCTTAACATAGGAACCGTGCTTTTACTGGTGGATTTGGCAGGGGTCATCCTGGCCTACTTTGTATTCGGACCGGAGACCGGACTGTTCTCTTCTCTAGGTCTATTGGCTAAATCTCTTATCATCGGTGATGTCATTGAGAATATCAACTTATGCAAATGCTTTAGCATCATCTGCGATGATCCGGTGCCCATTTGCGATTATATCATACACGGACTTAACAGGAGCGCTACGGTTTACGAGGCACAGGGCGCTTTCAGCCATCATAAAAAGACAGTGATCCTGACAACCATGAAACGTTCCCAGGCACTTAAGCTTAAAAAGTATATACGTACTGTGGAACCATCAGCATTTATACTGATATCCAATTCCAGTGAAATTATAGGAAATGGATTTCTGGCAAATTAA
- a CDS encoding ABC transporter substrate-binding protein: protein MKKSAKVLSLVLAGAMMMSLSACGSKTSDPATSAAEKTGEAAESTAEKTEDGKQFKIGVLQLVQHAALDATNKGFIQALDDAGLNYTVDQQNASGDQPTCQTIASKLVNDKDDLILAIATPAAQAVAGATSDIPILMTAVTDPAASDLVESNDNPGGNVSGTSDLTPVKEQISLLKQILPDAKNVGILFCSAESNSEIQAKMAKEAIEAEGMTAVEYTVSSSNEIQTVVTSMVGKIDALYVPTDNTIAAGMATVSMVANENGIPVICGEEGMVKAGGLATYGIDYYELGYLTGQQAVKILKEGADISKMPIEYLPLDKCKLTVNEETAKTLGIDVSGLE from the coding sequence ATGAAAAAATCAGCAAAAGTTTTATCACTGGTTCTTGCCGGCGCTATGATGATGTCCTTATCAGCTTGCGGCAGCAAAACATCGGATCCGGCAACCTCTGCGGCGGAAAAGACAGGCGAAGCGGCAGAATCCACGGCAGAAAAGACGGAAGATGGAAAGCAGTTTAAAATCGGGGTTCTCCAGCTTGTGCAGCATGCAGCCTTAGATGCAACCAATAAGGGCTTTATCCAGGCACTTGATGATGCAGGTCTTAACTATACCGTTGACCAGCAGAATGCCTCCGGTGACCAGCCTACGTGCCAGACCATTGCCAGCAAGCTGGTCAATGACAAAGATGATTTGATCCTTGCCATCGCAACACCGGCAGCTCAGGCTGTGGCAGGAGCTACAAGCGATATACCGATTCTGATGACAGCGGTCACTGATCCGGCAGCCTCAGATTTGGTTGAAAGCAACGATAATCCAGGCGGAAACGTAAGCGGAACCTCTGATTTAACTCCTGTGAAAGAGCAGATATCCCTGTTAAAGCAGATTCTCCCTGATGCAAAAAACGTTGGAATCCTTTTCTGTTCCGCAGAATCCAACTCTGAGATTCAGGCCAAGATGGCAAAAGAAGCAATTGAAGCAGAAGGCATGACAGCAGTGGAGTACACCGTGTCCAGCTCCAACGAGATCCAGACGGTGGTTACCTCCATGGTAGGCAAGATCGATGCCCTCTATGTTCCCACTGATAATACCATTGCTGCAGGTATGGCAACCGTCAGCATGGTAGCCAATGAAAACGGCATTCCGGTGATTTGTGGGGAAGAAGGCATGGTAAAGGCTGGCGGTCTTGCTACATACGGCATTGATTATTATGAACTGGGTTACTTAACCGGTCAGCAGGCAGTGAAGATCTTAAAAGAGGGTGCGGATATCTCCAAGATGCCCATTGAATACCTTCCTTTAGATAAGTGCAAGCTGACTGTCAATGAGGAAACTGCAAAGACTCTTGGGATTGATGTTTCCGGCCTTGAATAA